The Syngnathus acus chromosome 3, fSynAcu1.2, whole genome shotgun sequence genome includes a window with the following:
- the cd276 gene encoding CD276 antigen translates to MTLPLLLLSAMLAVQAVAQMEVLVPDQPMVALHDTDVILNCSFSPAGSFNASDVTIFWQLTDTKRSVYGYSEGRDQLADQAERFVNRTGLFPHELGRGNASLFLRKVVVADEGSYTCFVRVREYGSAALFLQVAAPYSKPIVTLEPESNLRPGEEVALTCVAYGGYPEADVIWQDGGGRNLTDNVTTSVVANEEGLFSLTSVLTVVLEPNSTYSCRLINPLLGEEGNAFVTITGQNLSFPPRGAVGDRRPGRVPAGLARGAGRRLPQEDQGEL, encoded by the exons CCCAGATGGAGGTGCTTGTCCCCGACCAGCCCATGGTGGCGTTGCACGATACGGACGTCATCCTAAACTGCTCCTTCAGCCCCGCTGGCTCATTCAACGCATCTGACGTGACAATCTTCTGGCAGCTGACCGACACCAAGCGCAGCGTGTACGGATACAGCGAAGGTCGCGATcagctggctgaccaggccgaACGCTTCGTCAACCGCACCGGCCTGTTCCCTCACGAGCTGGGCCGGGGCAACGCCTCGCTGTTCCTGAGGAAGGTGGTGGTGGCTGACGAAGGCAGCTACACTTGCTTTGTCAGAGTCCGAGAATACGGCAGCGCCGCTTTGTTTCTTCAGGTGGCCG CCCCTTACTCCAAGCCCATTGTGACCTTGGAGCCGGAATCTAACCTTCGGCCGGGTGAAGAGGTGGCCCTCACTTGCGTGGCTTACGGAGGCTACCCAGAAGCCGATGTCATATGGCAGGACGGCGGTGGCCGCAACCTGACCGACAATGTCACCACTTCGGTGGTGGCTAACGAGGAGGGTCTGTTCTCCCTGACCAGCGTGCTGACGGTCGTGCTGGAACCCAACAGCACCTACAGCTGCAGACTCATCAACCCATTGCTAGGGGAGGAGGGGAATGCCTTCGTCACCATCACGG GACAGAACCTCTCCTTCCCCCCCCGTGGCGCTGTGGGTGACCGTCGGCCTGGCCGTGTGCCTGCTGGTCTTGCTCGTGGCGCTGGCCGCCGTCTGCCGCAGGAAGATCAAGGAGAGCTGTGA